A genomic stretch from Octopus bimaculoides isolate UCB-OBI-ISO-001 chromosome 29, ASM119413v2, whole genome shotgun sequence includes:
- the LOC106877232 gene encoding kinetochore protein Nuf2-B, with amino-acid sequence MSKQNDNNVYMYTSQTHGYDSILLGPKRLIVISSACINFLRFKSSHDGLIQEILEKIETRKMQHSELLKNNEESKKKLEIALQIQAKNEPERESLMKDSEEMREKISAIQGESQEILQVIAERRAKTAEIRAVKAQTNCEIVKLKQQKEKLQQNIVQSPEKTKEKMKSMKEKVKKMKEEIQRKESNLSDYSNKVSNMKNSEHMQEQTLHLLQTMEEDMQKHEEIKNEIKASMKLSVVNSMKLKSFQLQQSELVDAQALIQERLENFQTQKRIRLRDLDAHSSAQDQQNKSVREALQKAIQKKEEFLKARQLLLDSLKDSTSKCTKTTNTVIKNYSDILQELDKYHLFLKKNLVVD; translated from the exons aTGTCTAAGCAAAACGacaataatgtgtatatgtatacatcccaAACACATGGATATGATTCTATTTTACTAGGTCCAAAAAGGCTTATTGTGATCAGCAGTGCATGTATCAACTTCCTCCGATTCAAATCAAGCCATGATGGCCTCATTCAAGAAATTCTGGAGAAAATA GAAACCAGGAAGATGCAACACAGTGAATTGCTCAAGAATAatgaagaaagtaagaaaaaattgGAAATTGCCCTTCAGATACAAGCAAAGAATGAACCAGAAAGGGAATCT TTGATGAAGGATTcagaggaaatgagagagaaaataagtgcAATCCAGGGAGAGAGCCAGGAAATATTGCAGGTCATAGCAGAACGAAGGGCCAAGACTGCGGAAATTAGAGCCGTGAAG GCTCAGACAAATTGTGAAATTGTGAAATTGAAGCAGCAGAAAGAGAAGTTGCAACAGAACATTGTTCAGTCTCCTGAGAAGACGAAGGAAAAGATGAAATCAATGAAGGAGAAGGTGAAGAAGATGAAGGAAGAGATCCAGAGGAAAGAGAGTAATTTGTCAGATTACAGCAACAAGGTGAGCAACATGAAGAACTCTGAGCACATGCAAGAGCAGACCTTACATCTCCTGCAAACCATGGAAGAGGATATGCAAAAACATGA GGAAATCAAGAATGAGATTAAAGCATCTATGAAGCTGAGCGTTGTGAATTCCATGAAGTTGAAGTCATTCCAGTTACAACAGAGCGAATTGGTTGATGCCCAAGCACTCATCCAGGAGAGACTTGAAAATTTCCAGACTCAGAAGAGAATTCGTTTACGTGACTTAGATGCTCATTCTTCTGCACAAGATCA ACAGAATAAGAGTGTTAGAGAAGCGCTGCAGAAAGCCATACAGAAGAAGGAAGAATTCTTGAAAGCGAGGCAGCTGCTACTGGACAGTTTGAAAGATTCTACATCTAAGTGCACCAAGACAACCAACACTGTCATCAAGAATTACTCAGACATTTTGCAAGAG TTGGATAAATACCATCTCTTTCTAAAGAAGAACTTGGTTGTGGATTAA